The DNA segment GACTTTCAACTTTATGGACTTTCAGACTTTCGACTTTATGGACTTTCAGACTTTCGACTTATTGACTTTTCCCCAAATTTTTAAAATCATCTTCAAGAAAAGCGTCGGGCTTGGATGGGGTTATTTTCTGTACGTCGAAGTACAATGGCTTTCCTTCGGCGGCGGTAATGATAAATTTCCAGCAGCGCGAATCGCCGGCAGCAGTGCCTTCGGGACCAACTTTATGTAGAATCGCCACCTTGGGATTGCGCTGTGCAATGGCCTGTTCAATTTCTTCCTGAGTAGCAATTTTCACCGTTCCCTGAAATACTTTTTTTATCTTTTCTAATGTGTTGACATTGGCATCCAGCTCTTCCTTCAGCAGCCACAGTTCGTAGTTCTTTATTTCCGCGGTGTTCTCTTTCACCATCTGCTCAATATCCTTACCGGGATTTTTAAGCATATAATTAATATAGTACTGCATGAAGGAAACCAGTGCACCATATTTGTAATCATACGACTCGGCATCAACTTCGGAATAGGCCACCGGAACAATGCACAGGTCGGGCATTTGATTCAGGTTTTTACTCTTGCTTCCCATTACAAGGTTAATGATGGTGTAATTAAACGCGTCGCTATTATCGAAAAGCGATGTGCCTGCGCTGAACATCGAAGTTTTTGTTTTCGAAAACCGTGCCTGTGATATCAGAATAAAGGAAGCTGTCTCGTCAGAACACTTCTGGTCGAACTGCTCTGAATTGATAATTTCAAAAGGGGTAATTTTCCACATGTTTTTCATATTCTCCTGTGCCCAGGCGTTGAATCCGCTGAAAACATCGTCTTCAAGAACCAGATAAGTCTTGCTTTTCAGAAACTTCTCGATGTCTTCTTTGCTTGCTGATTTAACCTGTGCGAAAGTGGTAAACGCCATCAGCGCTAAAGCCACCATAACCATTAGTTTTCTCATTATACATTATATTGATATCACAAAAGTAACGCAAAAACTAAACCATGAATTGCATACGGATAATTATTAATTCTGAATTATTAATTGTTAATCACTCATTATTAATTACTTAGTTATAATTCATTGCAAGGTTGTGAAAAATATTTAGTACTTTGTATTGCATAGTACTGTTTTATGTATTATCTTTGTTGCCTGAAATCATAAAACTATGGATATAGAAAATTCAAAATCGCAGATGCGTAAGGGAATCCTGGAGTATTGCATCCTTGCCGTGTTATCGCAGGGCGATGCATATGCCAACGGAATCATTGACCGCATGAAGGAGGTGAAACTCATTGTGGTTGAAGGAACGTTGTACCCGCTGCTTACAAGACTTAAGAACGATGGCTTGCTGACCTACCGTTGGGAAGAATCGAAATCGGGGCCACCACGCAAATATTATTTCATTACCGCCGAAGGAAGTGCCTTTCTGCAGGAACTTGACCTCACCTGGAAAGAACTTGTGGAAGCGGTGAATAAAGTGACAAAAAATACACAGCAAGAATT comes from the Bacteroidota bacterium genome and includes:
- a CDS encoding PadR family transcriptional regulator; translation: MDIENSKSQMRKGILEYCILAVLSQGDAYANGIIDRMKEVKLIVVEGTLYPLLTRLKNDGLLTYRWEESKSGPPRKYYFITAEGSAFLQELDLTWKELVEAVNKVTKNTQQEL